AATGCCTATAAATGAAATATCACTCACTTGTCGTCGATGACGTCCTCGGGGCTGCGGGCTTCGCCCAGGATCCTCAGCCGGGCCTCTTCGTACTCTTTTTGTCTCTGTTCAAGCGTTTTGACAGGACGAGCGCGGCTTTCGCCATTGAGTTGCCCGCTGCCTGACGACGACGGCCTTTTCAAGATACGGATGGCGGGCTCCGGCATAATGCACTGTGACCCGATACACGCGTTCTCTTCAACCGTAACCTTGCAaccttttagtaaaattttcgCTGGCGCGTTTGCACTCTGACAGTCACTGTTCAACCTAATCTTGTGGTCCAGCTGAAATACAGAAATATACGTGTATATAACTAAATGGGCTTCGCCGCCCGGGCGGACAACTGTTGGGTGTATCACTTGCAGTTACACTTACGCCAATTTCGTCCATATCCTCCCAACTTTCACATACGTCAACTTCATCTTGGGCCGCCATGTTGACTGACTGCTTGACATTGccacatttaaaattatgaaaaatataatacgtaaCTGGTTAGCCCTCGTCTGCATTGCTATTAACTTTATTGTCTGTGATACAAGCGAGTTTTGTTACATTCTGTGTGTATCATTGTTTGTAATCTATGCCGCAAAAGTGACAGCATATTGTTTTGACTTTTGATCAAAAACGtgaatttattgtaatagttttCATCTGTTAatacacaatacaatattatgcatATCGTTCATATAACAGGTA
This portion of the Manduca sexta isolate Smith_Timp_Sample1 chromosome 14, JHU_Msex_v1.0, whole genome shotgun sequence genome encodes:
- the LOC115442807 gene encoding SUZ domain-containing protein 1, whose amino-acid sequence is MAAQDEVDVCESWEDMDEIGLDHKIRLNSDCQSANAPAKILLKGCKVTVEENACIGSQCIMPEPAIRILKRPSSSGSGQLNGESRARPVKTLEQRQKEYEEARLRILGEARSPEDVIDDNLSRLQDKLQANQINDNSNSGKKNNEAKGKDRKVLVRLPPGATAAGVFPSPPPRGVLVIRTPRGPDGTKGFLKR